In Candidatus Polarisedimenticolia bacterium, one genomic interval encodes:
- a CDS encoding ParB/RepB/Spo0J family partition protein, with amino-acid sequence MMLEVRRIKPSRHQPRSDFGGLEGLVDSIRENGIVQPVIVRQEDDGFHLIAGERRWRAAQIAGMERIPAIVRKVADDRVLELALIENIQRKELNPIEEARAYEVLLDEMKLSHADVARRVGRERSSISNSLRILKLPAVVQDYLREGSLSIGHAKVIMAILDAETQIKLAGEVARDLLSVRETEQRVAEWNAAAAPRRGKKPRKDAADGSGVDPNVAAAAERLTRALATKVRIAQRGGRGRIEIEFYSDEELQRLYEFLLTAEKGH; translated from the coding sequence ATGATGCTGGAGGTGAGGCGGATCAAGCCGAGCCGCCACCAGCCCCGATCCGACTTCGGCGGCCTCGAGGGGCTGGTCGATTCCATCCGTGAGAACGGCATCGTCCAGCCGGTGATCGTGAGGCAGGAGGACGACGGCTTCCATCTCATCGCCGGCGAGAGGCGTTGGCGCGCAGCCCAGATCGCGGGGATGGAGAGGATCCCGGCCATCGTGCGGAAGGTGGCCGACGACCGCGTGCTCGAACTCGCCCTGATCGAGAACATCCAGAGGAAGGAGCTGAATCCGATCGAGGAGGCCAGGGCGTACGAGGTCCTCCTCGACGAGATGAAGCTCTCCCATGCCGACGTCGCCAGGCGCGTCGGCAGGGAGCGCTCGTCTATATCTAACTCATTGCGTATATTGAAGTTACCAGCAGTCGTACAAGACTACCTGCGGGAAGGAAGCCTGTCGATCGGCCACGCCAAAGTGATCATGGCAATTCTCGACGCCGAGACACAGATTAAGCTCGCCGGGGAGGTCGCCCGCGACCTGCTGTCGGTGCGGGAGACCGAGCAGCGCGTGGCGGAGTGGAATGCGGCCGCGGCGCCCCGGAGGGGGAAGAAACCCCGGAAGGATGCGGCCGACGGTTCGGGAGTCGACCCGAACGTCGCCGCCGCCGCCGAGCGCCTGACGCGGGCGCTGGCCACGAAGGTCCGGATCGCCCAGCGAGGCGGTCGCGGGCGGATCGAGATCGAGTTCTACTCGGACGAGGAGCTGCAGCGGCTGTACGAGTTCCTGTTGACCGCGGAGAAGGGGCACTGA
- a CDS encoding HD domain-containing phosphohydrolase — MSSERILVVDDEPENRRLLRELLDPLGYQVEEAGDGEEALASIADHVPDLVLLDLVMPRRDGYDVCRELKNDPRTRLVPVIVLTTLDLLPDKIKAIELGADDFLNKPFDTVELTTRVRSLLSLKHFTDEFEHASNVLKSIALVVEGRDRYTGDHCKRLGQYAVRIGKTLGLGQEDLETLWLGGIFHDLGKIAVSDSVLNKPAPLTPEELTVMRTHPVVGANLCKAMRTMERVLPLIRHHHEKLDGSGYPDHLAGKEIPLLVRIITAVDVYDALATARPYRKALPHETVMTIMREEVAKGWWDREIVDMLDPARSISPAVDEPVPAVSGSRRRGRP, encoded by the coding sequence ATGTCTTCCGAGCGGATTCTCGTGGTGGATGACGAGCCGGAGAACCGGAGGCTGCTGCGCGAGCTCCTGGACCCTCTCGGCTACCAGGTCGAGGAAGCGGGGGACGGCGAGGAGGCGCTGGCGTCGATCGCCGATCACGTTCCCGATCTCGTGCTTCTCGATCTCGTGATGCCCCGGCGCGATGGGTATGACGTGTGCCGCGAGCTGAAGAACGATCCGCGCACGCGGCTCGTCCCGGTCATCGTGCTGACGACCCTCGATCTGTTGCCCGACAAGATCAAGGCGATCGAACTGGGGGCCGACGATTTCCTGAACAAGCCGTTCGACACCGTCGAGCTGACCACTCGCGTCCGCTCGCTTCTATCTTTGAAGCATTTCACGGACGAGTTCGAGCACGCCTCGAACGTCCTGAAGAGCATCGCGCTGGTCGTCGAGGGGCGCGACCGCTACACGGGGGATCACTGCAAGCGGCTCGGGCAGTACGCGGTGCGCATCGGGAAGACCCTCGGCCTGGGGCAGGAGGATCTCGAGACGCTCTGGCTGGGGGGGATCTTCCACGATCTCGGCAAGATCGCGGTGTCCGACTCGGTCCTGAACAAACCGGCCCCCCTGACGCCGGAAGAGCTCACCGTGATGCGCACCCACCCCGTCGTCGGCGCCAATCTGTGCAAGGCGATGCGCACCATGGAGCGCGTCCTGCCCCTCATCAGGCACCATCACGAGAAGCTCGACGGCTCCGGCTATCCCGACCATCTGGCGGGCAAGGAGATCCCGCTCCTGGTGCGGATCATCACCGCGGTCGACGTCTACGACGCCCTGGCCACCGCCCGGCCCTACCGCAAGGCGCTGCCCCACGAGACGGTGATGACCATCATGCGGGAGGAGGTCGCCAAGGGCTGGTGGGACAGGGAGATCGTGGACATGCTCGACCCCGCGCGGTCGATCTCGCCGGCGGTGGACGAGCCGGTCCCGGCCGTCTCGGGGAGCCGGCGGCGGGGCAGGCCCTAG
- the atpH gene encoding ATP synthase F1 subunit delta: MQPVVVAKRYARALADHVDGAGMRGGRGKPARAGHNTTPDLQAVADELDLAARVLGADLMFQRFFADPAIGQEEKRAAIDALAKHGKLGDSVRRFLLVLVANRRLGMIGAVRDAFASIKDERIGIVSAETTTARPLTAAEAKRLHAALESLTGRSVKVTHLVDPSVLGGARTRIGSKVYDGTLRHKLETLRGRLVGAR, encoded by the coding sequence GTGCAGCCAGTCGTCGTCGCGAAGCGGTACGCGCGGGCCCTCGCCGACCATGTCGACGGGGCCGGGATGCGGGGCGGGAGGGGCAAGCCCGCCCGGGCCGGCCACAACACCACACCGGATTTGCAGGCGGTCGCGGACGAACTGGACCTGGCCGCCCGCGTGCTGGGCGCCGACCTCATGTTCCAGCGCTTCTTCGCGGATCCCGCCATCGGCCAGGAGGAGAAGCGGGCGGCGATCGACGCGCTGGCGAAGCACGGCAAGCTCGGCGACTCGGTACGGAGATTCCTGCTGGTCCTGGTCGCCAACCGGCGGCTCGGGATGATCGGCGCCGTCCGGGACGCGTTCGCCTCGATCAAGGACGAGCGCATCGGCATCGTCTCGGCGGAGACGACGACGGCGAGGCCCCTCACGGCGGCCGAGGCGAAGCGCCTGCATGCGGCGCTGGAGAGCCTGACCGGCCGGTCCGTGAAGGTCACGCACCTCGTGGACCCCTCCGTGCTGGGGGGGGCGCGCACCCGCATCGGGTCGAAGGTCTACGACGGCACGCTGAGGCACAAGCTGGAGACCCTGCGCGGCCGGCTCGTGGGCGCGCGATGA
- a CDS encoding ParA family protein produces the protein MGRIVAIANQKGGVGKTTTAVSLAAALAIAERSTLLIDMDSQASSTKGLGLKPNPGGEMYSVLSGEVRLDQILVPTELECLTVAPASRDLVGIEVELAGVQGREYRLREAVALVRDRFQYILVDCPPSLGLLTINALAAADGILIPVQCEYLALEGVSELVETLYRIRASVNQTLELDGVLLTMFDERTNLSRQVVADIRSFFKERVFRTIVPRNVRLGEAPSFGKPIMLYDIRSKGSESYLNLAREVIRRYEKTGTRQRTEQPHP, from the coding sequence ATGGGACGAATCGTCGCCATCGCCAACCAAAAGGGTGGGGTCGGTAAGACGACGACGGCGGTCAGCCTGGCGGCGGCGCTGGCGATCGCCGAGCGATCGACCCTCCTGATCGACATGGATTCGCAGGCCTCCTCGACCAAGGGGCTGGGACTGAAGCCAAACCCGGGCGGAGAGATGTACAGCGTCCTGTCCGGCGAAGTGCGGCTGGACCAGATCCTCGTGCCGACCGAGCTGGAATGCCTGACCGTCGCGCCGGCGAGCCGCGACCTCGTGGGGATCGAGGTGGAGCTGGCCGGAGTCCAGGGACGCGAGTACCGCCTGCGGGAGGCGGTCGCCCTGGTCCGCGACCGGTTTCAGTACATCCTGGTCGACTGCCCTCCGTCGCTCGGACTGCTGACCATCAATGCCCTCGCCGCGGCCGACGGAATCCTCATCCCTGTGCAGTGCGAGTATCTGGCCCTGGAGGGGGTGTCGGAGCTGGTCGAGACTCTGTACCGGATCCGCGCCTCGGTGAACCAGACCCTCGAGCTCGACGGGGTTCTGCTCACCATGTTCGACGAGCGCACCAACCTGTCCCGCCAGGTCGTCGCCGACATCCGCTCATTTTTCAAGGAAAGGGTCTTCCGGACGATCGTGCCGCGCAACGTCCGGCTCGGCGAAGCGCCCAGCTTCGGCAAGCCGATCATGCTGTACGACATCCGTTCCAAGGGCTCGGAGTCGTACCTGAACCTGGCCCGTGAGGTGATCAGGAGATATGAAAAGACAGGCACTCGGCAAAGGACTGAGCAGCCTCATCCCTGA
- the atpD gene encoding F0F1 ATP synthase subunit beta, producing the protein MNVGKIVQIIGPVVDVQFTDENLPAIYNAVRITSEGFDVPQPIDVIAEVEQHLGEGRVRCVAMEPTDGMVRGMKAFDTGAAIMVPVGKEVLGRVINVLGRPVDKMGPIKAAKTLPIHREAPSFEEQSTELQMFETGIKVIDLLEPYLKGGKTGLFGGAGVGKTVIIMELIHNVALKHGGVSVFAGVGERTREGNDLWREMKESGVIGKTALVYGQMTEPPGARLRVGLTGLTEAEYFRDFEGQDVLLFIDNIFRFTQAGSEVSALLGRMPSAVGYQPTLATELGELQERITSTVKGSITSVQAIYVPADDYTDPAPATTFAHLDASTNLSRKISELGIYPAVDPLASTSRILDPRIVGQEHYDVARGVQGLLQRYKDLQDIIAILGIDELSEEDKVIVARARKIQRFLSQPFFVAEQFTGLKGKYVPIAETVRSFKEVLEGKHDDLPEQAFYLVGAIDEVIERAEKMKSAA; encoded by the coding sequence ATGAACGTCGGCAAGATCGTGCAGATCATCGGTCCCGTGGTGGACGTGCAGTTCACCGACGAGAACCTTCCCGCCATCTACAACGCCGTGCGCATCACCAGCGAGGGGTTCGACGTCCCGCAGCCGATCGACGTCATCGCCGAGGTGGAGCAGCACCTGGGAGAAGGGCGCGTCCGCTGCGTGGCGATGGAGCCGACCGACGGCATGGTACGCGGCATGAAGGCCTTCGACACCGGGGCGGCGATCATGGTGCCGGTCGGCAAGGAGGTCCTGGGGCGGGTCATCAACGTCCTCGGGAGGCCGGTCGACAAGATGGGGCCGATCAAGGCCGCGAAGACCCTGCCGATCCACCGCGAGGCCCCCTCCTTCGAGGAGCAGAGCACCGAGCTGCAGATGTTCGAGACCGGCATCAAGGTCATCGACCTGCTCGAGCCGTACCTGAAGGGGGGCAAGACCGGGCTGTTCGGGGGGGCCGGCGTCGGCAAGACGGTCATCATCATGGAGCTGATCCACAACGTCGCCCTGAAGCACGGCGGCGTGTCGGTCTTCGCGGGTGTGGGGGAGCGCACCCGCGAGGGGAACGACCTGTGGCGCGAGATGAAGGAGTCGGGGGTCATCGGCAAGACCGCCCTGGTGTACGGCCAGATGACCGAGCCCCCCGGGGCGCGCCTGCGGGTCGGCCTGACCGGGCTGACGGAGGCGGAGTACTTCCGGGACTTCGAGGGGCAGGACGTCCTGCTGTTCATCGACAACATCTTCCGGTTCACGCAGGCGGGGTCGGAGGTGTCGGCGCTCCTCGGCCGCATGCCTTCAGCGGTCGGCTACCAGCCGACCCTGGCGACCGAGCTGGGGGAGCTGCAGGAGCGCATCACCTCGACCGTGAAGGGATCGATCACCTCGGTGCAGGCGATCTACGTTCCGGCCGACGACTACACCGATCCGGCCCCGGCCACGACGTTCGCGCACCTGGACGCCTCGACCAACCTGTCGCGCAAGATCTCCGAGCTGGGCATCTACCCGGCGGTCGATCCGCTGGCCTCGACCTCGCGCATCCTCGACCCGCGCATCGTCGGCCAGGAGCACTACGACGTGGCGCGCGGCGTGCAGGGACTCCTGCAGCGCTACAAGGACCTGCAGGACATCATCGCCATCCTGGGGATCGACGAACTGTCCGAGGAGGACAAGGTCATCGTGGCGCGGGCGCGCAAGATCCAGAGGTTCCTGTCCCAGCCCTTCTTCGTGGCCGAGCAGTTCACCGGGCTGAAGGGGAAGTACGTGCCGATCGCCGAGACCGTGCGCTCCTTCAAGGAGGTCCTGGAGGGGAAGCACGACGACCTTCCCGAGCAGGCGTTCTACCTGGTCGGCGCCATCGACGAGGTGATCGAGCGGGCCGAGAAGATGAAGTCGGCCGCCTGA
- a CDS encoding polymer-forming cytoskeletal protein: MPFSKEALLRDHVSPDDISGFLAEGTEIHGEVRFRDVLRVDGKIGGKILSERELVVGESGEVEADVEVGILSVSGKVTGTIHVREKLEIHPTGRVLGDVTLEKPNLVIHEGGIFEGNIDMNAGKKKDARDVPHKEGDIEPIRKHSSTN; the protein is encoded by the coding sequence ATGCCATTCAGCAAGGAGGCCCTGCTCAGGGATCACGTGTCCCCGGACGACATCAGCGGGTTTCTGGCGGAGGGGACGGAGATCCACGGCGAAGTCCGTTTCCGGGACGTCCTCCGCGTGGACGGGAAGATCGGCGGAAAGATCCTCTCCGAGAGGGAGCTGGTGGTCGGCGAGTCGGGAGAGGTGGAGGCGGACGTGGAAGTCGGCATCCTGTCGGTGAGCGGCAAGGTGACCGGCACGATCCACGTGCGCGAGAAGCTCGAGATTCACCCCACCGGCCGGGTCCTCGGCGACGTCACCCTGGAGAAGCCGAACCTCGTGATCCACGAGGGGGGGATCTTCGAGGGTAACATCGACATGAACGCCGGCAAGAAGAAGGACGCCCGCGACGTCCCGCACAAAGAAGGCGATATAGAGCCGATCAGGAAGCACAGCTCGACGAACTAG
- the atpA gene encoding F0F1 ATP synthase subunit alpha: MAEIKADEITSVLRQQIEGFQGGVEVSEEGTIISAGDGIARVYGLENCMAGELLQLPHNVYGMALNLEEESVGVVLFGEFFKIKEGDTVKRTGRITEVPVGDELIGRVVNPLGMPLDGKGPIATRKTGQLERIAPGVVDRQPVKEPLQTGIKAIDAMIPIGRGQRELIIGDRQTGKTAIAIDAILNQKDSGVICIYVAIGQKRSTVAQVVKTLTDMGGMAYTIVVTASASDPATLQYIAPYAGCSMGEFFRDNGRHALVIYDDLSKHAAAYREISLLLRRPPGREAYPGDVFYLHSRLLERAAKMSDELGGGSLTALPVIETQAGDVSAYIPTNVISITDGQIYLEGDLFFSGIRPAVNVGLSVSRVGGNAQIKGMKQVAGTLRLDLAQFRELAAFAQFGSDLDKATQAQLARGRRLTELLKQLQYRPLSVEKQVIALFAGVNGFLDGLEVAQVRPFEEALYRHLDGPGRPVSRKLMERKAIDDEIKADLRAMLDALKVDFLAKSPAA, from the coding sequence ATGGCGGAGATCAAGGCGGACGAGATCACCAGCGTCCTGAGGCAGCAGATCGAGGGGTTCCAGGGGGGCGTGGAGGTCTCCGAGGAGGGGACGATCATCTCGGCCGGCGACGGCATTGCCCGGGTGTACGGCCTCGAGAACTGCATGGCCGGCGAGCTCCTGCAGCTGCCGCACAACGTCTACGGGATGGCGCTCAACCTCGAGGAAGAGTCGGTGGGCGTCGTGCTGTTCGGCGAGTTCTTCAAGATCAAGGAAGGGGACACGGTCAAGCGCACGGGCCGCATCACCGAGGTCCCGGTCGGCGACGAGCTGATCGGCCGGGTGGTCAACCCTCTGGGGATGCCGCTGGACGGCAAGGGGCCGATCGCCACCAGGAAGACGGGACAGCTGGAGCGCATCGCGCCGGGCGTCGTGGACCGGCAGCCGGTCAAGGAGCCGCTGCAGACCGGCATCAAGGCGATCGACGCCATGATCCCGATCGGCCGCGGCCAGCGCGAGCTGATCATCGGGGACCGCCAGACCGGCAAGACCGCCATCGCCATCGACGCCATCCTCAACCAGAAGGACAGCGGCGTGATCTGCATCTACGTCGCCATCGGCCAGAAGCGATCGACCGTGGCCCAGGTGGTCAAGACGCTGACCGACATGGGGGGGATGGCGTACACCATCGTCGTGACCGCCTCGGCGTCCGACCCGGCGACCCTGCAGTACATCGCGCCGTACGCCGGCTGCTCCATGGGAGAGTTCTTCCGCGACAATGGGCGGCACGCGCTGGTCATCTACGACGACCTGAGCAAGCACGCCGCCGCCTACCGCGAAATCTCCCTCCTGCTGCGCCGGCCGCCAGGCCGGGAGGCCTACCCCGGGGACGTCTTCTACCTGCACTCGCGCCTCCTGGAGCGCGCGGCCAAGATGAGCGACGAGCTCGGGGGGGGCTCGCTGACGGCGCTGCCGGTCATCGAGACGCAGGCCGGCGACGTGTCGGCCTACATCCCGACCAACGTCATCTCCATCACCGACGGGCAGATCTACCTGGAGGGGGACCTGTTCTTCTCGGGCATCCGGCCGGCGGTCAACGTCGGGTTGTCGGTCAGCCGGGTCGGCGGCAACGCGCAGATCAAGGGGATGAAGCAGGTGGCCGGGACCCTGCGCCTCGACCTGGCGCAGTTCCGCGAGCTGGCGGCGTTCGCGCAGTTCGGCTCGGACCTGGACAAGGCGACCCAGGCCCAGCTGGCCCGCGGCCGGCGTCTCACCGAGCTCCTGAAGCAGCTGCAGTACAGGCCCCTGTCGGTCGAGAAGCAGGTCATCGCTCTGTTCGCCGGGGTCAACGGCTTCCTGGACGGCCTGGAGGTCGCGCAGGTGCGCCCCTTCGAGGAGGCGCTGTACCGCCACCTCGACGGCCCGGGGCGGCCCGTGTCCCGGAAACTCATGGAGCGGAAGGCGATCGACGACGAGATCAAGGCGGATCTGCGCGCCATGCTCGATGCCCTGAAGGTCGATTTCCTGGCGAAGTCGCCGGCCGCCTGA
- a CDS encoding PH domain-containing protein: MRTPLRPGEELVAMVRRHWVVLSGPFAAALFLLGCLIGAWFIKRPWIAPAAGAALAAAALWAGWRWLEWRCDLWAITSERVIDEAGVLSLRAVDSPLDKIHNVACSQSLLGRMLGFGTLNIQTAAEAGSTTIEHVARPMEVKEAILERQQRGRYRPGDDPRGAAGGAGAADDRRGGAPDAAGPGHETRECPFCAERIKARAKVCRFCGRDV; this comes from the coding sequence ATGAGGACGCCGCTGAGGCCGGGCGAGGAGCTGGTGGCGATGGTGCGCCGCCACTGGGTGGTGCTGAGCGGTCCCTTCGCGGCGGCGCTGTTCCTGCTCGGGTGCCTGATCGGGGCGTGGTTCATCAAGAGGCCCTGGATCGCACCGGCGGCCGGCGCGGCGCTCGCGGCGGCCGCCCTGTGGGCGGGCTGGCGCTGGCTCGAGTGGCGCTGCGATCTCTGGGCGATCACGTCGGAGCGCGTGATCGACGAGGCGGGCGTGCTGTCGCTGCGGGCCGTGGACAGCCCGCTCGACAAGATCCACAACGTCGCGTGCAGCCAGTCGCTCCTGGGACGGATGCTGGGATTCGGGACGCTTAACATCCAGACCGCCGCGGAAGCCGGCTCCACGACGATCGAACACGTCGCGCGACCGATGGAGGTGAAGGAGGCGATTCTCGAGCGCCAGCAGCGGGGCCGCTACCGGCCGGGAGACGATCCGCGCGGAGCGGCGGGCGGGGCCGGCGCGGCCGACGATCGCAGGGGCGGCGCGCCGGACGCCGCGGGCCCCGGCCACGAGACGAGAGAGTGCCCGTTCTGCGCGGAGCGGATCAAGGCCCGCGCCAAGGTGTGCCGCTTCTGCGGCCGCGATGTCTAG
- the atpG gene encoding ATP synthase F1 subunit gamma, translating to MANVRDYRTRIRSVKSTQQITRAMKLVSASKLRRAQDRILSARPYARKMLEVLSSLATRAHPEKHPLLSRRPEEKVLVVVITADKGLCGSFNTNILNRARVFLDERRGRAAGMVQVDIIGKKARDWFRRRDYGVRRTVVDIFRDVTFEEARDVAGPLIDLFSRGELDSVYLVYNEFKSVMQQRVVVEPLLPIPQAAFLAGAGKPEDYLYEPHQESLFAALLPKHVMIQVHRVLLESVAAEHGARMTAMENATRNAGEMIDSLTLQMNKIRQASITKEILEVVSGAEALK from the coding sequence ATGGCCAACGTCCGCGACTACCGCACCCGCATCCGCAGCGTCAAGAGCACGCAGCAGATCACGCGCGCCATGAAGCTGGTGTCGGCATCCAAGCTGCGCCGGGCGCAGGACCGGATCCTCTCGGCGCGGCCCTACGCCCGCAAGATGCTCGAGGTCCTGTCGTCCCTCGCCACACGCGCCCACCCCGAGAAGCACCCGCTCCTGAGCCGGCGCCCGGAGGAGAAGGTCCTGGTCGTCGTGATCACCGCCGACAAGGGGCTGTGCGGCTCGTTCAACACCAACATCCTGAATCGCGCGCGGGTCTTCCTGGACGAGCGGCGGGGGCGGGCCGCGGGCATGGTCCAGGTCGACATCATCGGAAAGAAGGCCCGGGACTGGTTCCGGCGGCGCGACTACGGGGTGCGCCGCACCGTCGTCGACATCTTCAGGGACGTCACCTTCGAGGAGGCGCGCGACGTCGCCGGCCCGCTCATCGATCTCTTCTCGCGCGGCGAGCTCGACTCTGTGTACCTGGTCTACAACGAGTTCAAGTCGGTCATGCAGCAGCGCGTCGTGGTGGAGCCGCTCCTGCCGATCCCGCAGGCCGCGTTTCTGGCCGGGGCCGGGAAGCCCGAGGACTACCTCTACGAACCGCACCAGGAGAGCCTGTTCGCGGCGCTCCTGCCGAAGCACGTGATGATCCAGGTGCACCGGGTGCTCCTGGAATCGGTCGCTGCCGAGCACGGCGCCCGCATGACGGCGATGGAGAACGCCACGCGGAACGCGGGGGAGATGATCGACTCCCTGACCTTGCAGATGAACAAGATCCGGCAGGCGTCCATCACCAAGGAGATCCTCGAGGTGGTCAGCGGCGCCGAGGCGCTGAAGTAG
- a CDS encoding HNH endonuclease, whose product MQGMVSQDKDFAGPMGPAAQAIRLEPKATYVPEALLDLASGGEGRQIVRGLAAFLLDRHLRRLSCMRSPLELRLGRLLARLRASSGYLELGFARLADYVTERLGMSARRMQVLLQIDAGLEDLPVTAEAYRAGSITHSQLRLLLRIVTPDTEARWVGRARSVTVRLLQEEIQAAAREAASATLADATATPAATTAPIDEEREGRWESFRCPEQIRGRWEYALEICRASAGSDAPAWQCAEYIAADFLAGVPDLPSMLARGCQDGAASETEFDDPLTEDDPCPAGKSPCGQDDGVDLFEEVLATYERRHGSNRWAPPENPEVILPDDVRDDPADGPRDLDDRLRALIRLRQNLAWQQGRLLRTLVALGLHREIGFLSFESYCRERVGFGLRRARQLIALDRRLTGLPRIADAYRGGDLSWVQASSVVRVADRQSEEAWVRLATSVTVRRLRDEVNIAAGRAGDPGVRAGGLQPAGMTPSGEIEPRSPRLGPWSGVQTCARSVEEPQAAEAGVQTWASWGTVRFWAPDDVARLWRHAIEVCRLVAGSALQDWECVESMLSSFRKTWEVTDGADWQRNYLIYERDGWRCRVPGCSSRRNLNAHHIFYRSQGGDDEGENLVTICATHHHQGFHASRLRCHALPGGLFAWALGRRLEGRPLERFIEDVRWGKALRKPGMESVE is encoded by the coding sequence TTGCAGGGGATGGTCTCTCAGGACAAGGATTTCGCCGGGCCCATGGGGCCTGCGGCACAGGCGATCCGTCTGGAGCCGAAGGCGACGTACGTGCCCGAAGCGCTTCTCGATCTTGCGTCGGGGGGTGAAGGCCGTCAAATCGTGCGTGGCCTCGCGGCGTTCCTCCTCGACCGTCATCTCCGGCGCCTGTCCTGTATGCGCAGTCCTCTCGAGCTGCGCCTTGGTCGGCTGCTGGCACGGTTGCGAGCGTCGTCGGGGTATCTGGAGCTTGGCTTCGCTAGGCTGGCCGACTACGTGACCGAGCGCCTCGGGATGTCGGCACGGCGGATGCAGGTGCTCCTTCAGATCGATGCGGGCCTGGAGGATCTGCCGGTCACGGCAGAAGCATACAGGGCTGGGTCAATCACGCACAGCCAGCTCCGACTGCTGCTTCGGATCGTGACACCGGACACGGAGGCCCGATGGGTGGGGAGGGCCAGGAGCGTCACGGTGCGGCTTCTCCAGGAGGAAATCCAAGCGGCGGCGCGTGAAGCGGCGAGCGCCACGCTTGCCGATGCGACCGCGACCCCGGCGGCCACCACAGCGCCGATCGATGAAGAAAGGGAGGGGCGATGGGAGAGCTTCAGATGCCCGGAGCAAATCCGGGGTCGGTGGGAGTATGCGCTTGAGATTTGCCGGGCGTCGGCGGGAAGCGATGCCCCGGCCTGGCAGTGCGCCGAGTACATTGCCGCAGATTTTCTTGCCGGAGTGCCGGATCTTCCCTCGATGCTTGCGCGTGGCTGCCAGGACGGGGCTGCCTCGGAGACCGAATTCGATGATCCCCTAACCGAGGACGATCCTTGCCCGGCGGGAAAGTCGCCCTGCGGACAGGATGACGGCGTCGATCTCTTCGAGGAAGTGCTCGCGACCTACGAGAGGAGGCACGGTTCCAACCGGTGGGCGCCGCCGGAGAATCCGGAGGTTATCCTGCCGGATGATGTGCGAGACGATCCGGCGGATGGGCCCCGGGATCTGGATGACAGACTGCGGGCCCTGATCCGCCTCCGCCAGAACCTGGCCTGGCAACAGGGGCGCCTGCTCCGCACGCTTGTTGCGCTCGGACTCCACCGGGAGATCGGGTTTCTGTCCTTCGAGAGTTATTGTCGTGAGCGCGTTGGCTTCGGCTTGCGGCGGGCGCGGCAGCTGATAGCCCTCGATCGTCGGCTCACCGGCCTGCCGCGCATCGCCGACGCGTACCGAGGGGGCGATCTCTCGTGGGTCCAGGCTTCGAGCGTGGTCCGCGTGGCGGATCGGCAGTCCGAAGAGGCCTGGGTGCGGCTCGCAACGTCCGTCACCGTCCGGCGTCTGCGTGATGAGGTCAATATTGCCGCCGGCCGGGCCGGGGACCCTGGCGTTCGAGCGGGAGGCTTGCAGCCGGCGGGGATGACTCCCTCGGGAGAAATCGAGCCGCGATCTCCACGGCTCGGACCGTGGAGCGGGGTGCAAACGTGTGCGCGGAGCGTCGAAGAACCGCAGGCCGCCGAGGCCGGGGTGCAAACGTGGGCGTCATGGGGGACGGTCCGCTTCTGGGCTCCGGACGATGTCGCCCGCCTCTGGCGTCACGCGATCGAAGTCTGCCGTCTTGTCGCAGGCAGCGCTCTGCAGGATTGGGAATGCGTCGAGTCGATGCTGTCGTCTTTCAGGAAGACATGGGAGGTAACTGACGGCGCAGACTGGCAGCGAAATTATCTCATCTACGAACGGGACGGCTGGCGCTGCCGGGTCCCCGGCTGCTCCTCCCGCCGGAACCTCAACGCGCACCACATCTTCTACCGTTCGCAGGGCGGCGACGACGAGGGGGAGAACCTGGTGACCATCTGCGCCACGCATCACCATCAGGGGTTCCACGCGAGCCGACTGCGGTGTCATGCGCTGCCGGGCGGTCTTTTCGCCTGGGCGCTGGGACGGCGACTGGAGGGTAGGCCGCTGGAGCGATTCATCGAAGACGTCCGGTGGGGAAAAGCGTTGAGGAAGCCGGGGATGGAGAGCGTTGAATGA